A region of Asterias amurensis chromosome 22, ASM3211899v1 DNA encodes the following proteins:
- the LOC139953518 gene encoding autophagy-related protein 13-like isoform X2 has translation MIAKGTSEEPNPLRNTATSASSSLSDREHRDLNKFIKFLAFKSVQVIVQSRSGEKTDSASKAKSDGTDWFNLAVYDNPNVKSNVKKLLAQELLRVGSPLNVEVSLETSEGDKMVLECWSLVLNDICDPGAKIHYAVYNRLGLLLKSLICVSRVTPAYRIARHQLGADYRVISRMNFGEKKLSHLGENFHSLNVGSVATPIGSLVLSVAYRTKLTLSVHQLHTSGVNPVAVKDDYYSNTSPKGRGSSPAMPQNYSPGLDESSIMDGSQDLCATSFSTSPPDPYTLHGYLATSPPNRSKVNEEKSRGGSPAMGTSDINSGRLGAFASPKQSVTDQSEMVPSDIPFLSLLQEHTSSLDQSSIKDKSSSSDQTSSDQQDPQASSSSQHSKESSQSQHSVAEDFVMVEFNPAFAKPESNSDVVSFYRQFQMAPPLAMFDNQPTLEETLEVLPTQLAKFEETQVDFDNFVQSLQRDSEESD, from the exons ATGATAGCCAAGGGTACCAGTGAAGAGCCAAATCCATTGCGGAACACGGCAACCAGTGCATCAAGTAGCCTCAGTGATCGAGAACACAGAGATCTCAATAAGTTCATTAAATTTCTTGCATTcaag tCAGTTCAGGTAATTGTGCAGTCtcgttctggagaaaaaacgGATTCTGCGTCAAAGGCCAAATCAGATGGTACCGATTGG ttcaATTTAGCAGTTTATGACAACCCGAATGTGAAAAGTAATGTCAAGAAGCTACTTGCCCAGGAGCTACTTAGGGTGGGCTCCCCCTTGAATGTTGAGGTTTCCCTGGAAACAAGTGAG GGAGACAAGATGGTCCTGGAGTGTTGGAGTCTAGTTCTTAATGACATCTGCGACCCCGGCGCAAAGATACACTACGCAGTCTACAACCGTCTTGGTCTCCTTCTCAAGTCGCTTATTTGTGTCTCGAGAGTGACGCCGGCCTATCGCATCGCGAGGCACCAGCTAGGAGCAGACTACCGGGTGATCTCTCGGATGAACTTTGGAGAGAAGAAGCTCTCCCATCTCGGTGAAA ATTTCCACTCTTTGAACGTTGGCTCAGTGGCTACACCCATCGGCTCCCTCGTTCTGTCCGTGGCTTATCGGACCAAACTAACTCTCTCTGTTCA CCAACTGCACACTAGTGGAGTCAACCCAGTAGCCGTTAAAGATGACTACTACAGTAACACCAGCCCTAAAGGTCGAGGGTCATCTCCagcaatgcctcaaaattaCTCACCAGG GTTGGACGAATCATCGATCATGGACGGATCGCAAGATCTGTGCGCTACTTCATTCTCTACCTCACCGCCTGATCCGTATACGTTACATGGTTACCTAGCAACATCTCCCCCgaataggtcaaaggtcaatgaGGAGAAATCACGTGG GGGAAGCCCAGCTATGGGTACGTCAGACATCAACTCAGGAAGATTGGGAGCCTTTGCCTCTCCTAAACAGTCAGTAACAGATCAG AGTGAGATGGTTCCCAGTGATATACCATTTCTATCGTTACTTCAAGAACACACATCTTCTTTAGACCAGTCAAGCATCAAAGATAAATCAAGTTCCTCAGATCAG ACGTCGTCCGATCAGCAAGACCCACAAGCCTCTTCATCATCGCAACACTCTAAAGAATCTTCACAGAGCCAACACTCTGTAGCCGAAGACTTTGTCATGGTAGAATTC AATCCTGCCTTTGCCAAACCAGAGAGTAACAGCGACGTCGTCAGTTTTTATCGTCAGTTCCAAATGGCGCCCCCATTGGCCATGTTTGACAACCAGCCAACCCTTGAAGAAACACTA gaagtGCTACCCACACAACTTGCCAAATTTGAGGAAACTCAAGTTGACTTTGACAATTTTGTCCAGTCACTTCAACGAGATAGTGAAGAAAGCGACTGA
- the LOC139953521 gene encoding FERRY endosomal RAB5 effector complex subunit 3-like, translated as MSAGVDKEFKFQFKTKELYSKLRVPVPIPLGISTREFVGRLVTAHNLPCFVEEDITLKLDKFVAKETTTFHDNNAQEAIESLQKAGDDDIGNIADKWAKAYTQECVAYAPDSKPKPEVGFAELYHKLIHSPALEILFRLEHTYAVAVEDVLIQRDQALAKLQERQAVQIQQAVQNLDYTHNDQQVNRLAAQHFENIQREEAKWHSELKNLQDSQREEFRTWIQQIRDDMENGTEGPVSRRIRAMSDLLPPTRREVIVEEPKLEESFTIHLGAQMKTMHNIRLMSRDVLDLCKHKPNRDGGTPQPQPQRLQTAMSLFSGSLSGLILMVDDRINSYTGIKRDFAAVCQQSTDFHFPDLDTQLRVIQQHAVQANTLRRARKAEKLSQDGSSNGGGDRRSVASSESRQSSEDGEITSNLKAGDFYITKHSNLAEVHVLFHLVTDDNLRNGDINSRHPCILALRNILKSCVRFDVLSVTLPLFLLYEMYEEMTIPWCVKRAELVLKCVKGFMMEMAQWGGSESRTIQFVVPKGISDDLFSQLSGMLPHIFRLSRTLDLSQHK; from the exons ATGTCGGCAGGGGTAGATAAAGAGTTCAAATTTCAGTTCAAGACGAAGGAATTATATTCTAAGCTCCGAGTTCCAGTCCCAATCCCTCTTGGAATCAGCACTCGAGAGTTTGTCGGGAGGCTGGTCACCGCCCACAATCTACCGTGTTTTGTTGAGGAAG ACATAACGTTAAAGCTTGACAAATTTGTTGCCAAGGAAACTACGACCTTTCATGATAACAATGCCCAGGAGGCCATTGAATCGTTACAGAAAGCCGGTGATGACGACATTGGAAATATTGCTGACAAATGGGCAAAGGCTTACACACAG GAGTGTGTGGCATATGCACCAGACAGTAAGCCCAAACCAGAAGTGGGATTTGCGGAATTGTACCACAAGCTTATACACTCACCGGCAttggagattttgtttcgtttgGAACACACTTACGCTGTGGCCGTTGAGGATGTTCTGATACAGAGAGATCAAGCTTTAGCTAAACTTCAAGAAAG gcaagcAGTGCAAATACAACAAGCAGTGCAGAACCTGGACTACACTCACAATGACCAGCAAGTTAACAGGCTAGCTGCGCAACACTTTGAGAATATACAG CGTGAAGAAGCGAAATGGCACAGCGAGCTGAAGAACCTACAAGACTCACAGAGAGAAGAATTCAGGACGTGGATCCAGCAGATACGAGATGACATGGAGAATGGGACAGAGGGACCCGTCAGTCGGCGTATCCGAGCCATGTCCGATTTGCTGCCCCCAACAAGGAGAGAAGTTATCGTTGAAGAACCCAAACTTGAGGAGAGCTTTACAATTCATCTTg GTGCCCAAATGAAGACGATGCATAACATACGTCTGATGTCCAGAGACGTCTTGGATTTGTGTAAACACAAGCCCAACAGAGATGG GGGAACTCCTCAACCTCAACCCCAGAGATTACAGACAGCAATGTCCTTGTTCTCTGGTTCGTTGTCCGGGCTTATACTCATGGTGGATGACCGGATCAATTCCTACACAGGAATCAAACGAG ACTTTGCAGCTGTCTGTCAGCAGTCTACAGATTTCCACTTTCCAGATTTGGACACACAGTTACGTGTGATCCAGCAGCATGCTGTGCAAGCTAATACACTACGCCGGGCCAGGAAGGCCGAAAAACTCAGTCAAGATG GTTCCAGCAATGGTGGGGGTGACCGGCGATCGGTAGCATCTAGCGAGTCAAGACAATCCTCCGAGGATGGAGAAATCACATCGAACCTCAAAGCAG GGGATTTCTACATCACTAAGCATTCTAACTTAGCGGAGGTTCACGTTCTGTTCCATCTCGTCACTGATGACAACCTTCGTAACGGAGACATCAACTCTCGTCATCCATGCATCCTTGCCCTTAGGAACATCCTCAAGAGCTGTGTTCGGTTTGATGTTCTCTCCGTCACCTTGCCGCTATTCTTGCTCTATGAGATGTATGAG GAAATGACAATCCCATGGTGTGTAAAGAGGGCGGAGCTTGTCTTGAAGTGTGTGAAGGGGTTCATGATGGAGATGGCACAGTGGGGAGGCAGTGAGAGTCGAACAATTCAGTTTGTCGTTCCGaag GGAATATCGGACGATTTGTTCTCCCAGCTCAGTGGAATGTTGCCTCACATCTTCAGACTGTCTCGAACACTGGACCTCTCACAACATAAATAG
- the LOC139953518 gene encoding uncharacterized protein isoform X1 translates to MARPKRPDDGIEQFFSATEFQEMSDYEKLRLRNMKANYEMMVEIGLTIPKPEFMNGPFRKRKPKFVESDSDDEEWKPGSSADKTNRKTVYKRKKTFTVPLKGIQQQSTSVNLMAKNSSSSHTSPPEQPEQEAKQREGEDNFDFLGRVTISDSGKLIPCGTQNPEPPKRQPAKRKRVDTSQRKEQRYPRRAAARKCYKDLDGPNDDSFVYCEDCHELFENSCPQHPLTVIENTPVTKGCRDHAKRSLPDGLIVKEAGIKNAGLGVWAEKAFPKGVRFGHYGGEIVGEEEGRESGYAWEIFDHNGKSHYIDGKNPSKGNWMRYVNCACNEAEQNLVAYQYCGQIYYRSFKTISPGQELLVFYGEEYASELGIVMTDNDGKQCAKNDLHPCTRCDKIYTDFKYLAGHMKHTHGSSAEWYDYLKSTKHSFNITACNRKVASQVQSSFRNMKVPFGCNTNTKFMKISSNVTELQQFACSQCSTKFNSMNDLEAHRLTHINEDGEKRASRNLRKGRCNRSSEQIGNVDFRKEHGKRKPKLPSKIENEVSRNASKNYKSVTNNANILKKDTKAKQTPKNNVVCDNGFTIGSTIEVCEQNTWSGNLKDHQRIHTGEKPFACNQCESRFALRCDLKRHQRTHTGEKPFACNQCESRFALRHNLKKHLRTHTGEKPFACNQCEFRCAVRSNLKDHQRTHTGEKPFACNQCESRFALRHNLKTHQRTHTGEKPFACNQCESRFSQRGTLEKHQRTHTGEKPFACNQCEFKCARRPNLERHQRTHTGEKPFACNQCESRFAQRPNLETHQRTHTGEKPFACNQCESRFSQRGTLETHQRTHTGEKPFACNQCESRFSQRGTLETHQRTHTGEKPFACNQCESRFSQRGTLEMHQRTHTGEKPFACNQCESRFAQRHHLKKHQRTHTGEKPFACNQCDYKCTQSSALKTHKRTHTGEKPFI, encoded by the exons ATGGCCAGGCCAAAGAGACCAGATGATGGCATTGAACAGTTCTTCTCCGCCACTGAATTTCAAGAAATGTCTGACTATGAAAAGCTGAGGCTGAGAAATATGAAAGCCAACTATGAAATGATGGTTGAAATTG GTTTGACAATACCCAAACCAGAGTTTATGAATGGTCCATTTCGTAAGAGAAAACCTAAGTTTGTAGAGAGTGACAGTGATGATGAAGAGTGGAAACCTGGGTCATCTGCAgataaaacaaacagaaaaacag TTTATAAGAGAAAAAAGACATTCACAGTTCCACTTAAAGGTATCCAACAACAGTCCACTTCAGTGAACTTGATGGCAAAG AATTCCTCATCAAGTCACACCTCACCACCAGAGCAGCCAGAGCAGGAGGCAAAACAACGAGAAGGTGAAGATAACTTTGATTTCCTTGGCCGTGTCACAATCAGTGACTCTGGAAAACTCATCCCATGTGGAACTCAAAATCCGGAACCTCCAAAAAGACAACCAGCTAAAAGAAAAAGAG TTGACACTTCACAGAGAAAAGAGCAACGTTATCCACGGCGTGCAGCAGCCAGGAAATGCTACAAGGACTTGGATGGACCTAATGATGACAGTTTTGTGT ATTGTGAAGACTGCCATGAGCTTTTTGAGAATAGCTGTCCTCAACATCCTCTGACCGTCATCGAAAACACCCCAGTCACAAAAGGATGCAGAGATCATGCTAAGCGTAGTCTTCCAGATGGACTTATTGTCAAGGAAGCTGGTATCAAGAATGCTGGCCTAGGTGTTTGGGCTGAGAAGGCTTTCCCCAAAGGAGTGAGGTTTGGACATTATGGAGGTGAAATTGTCGGGGAAGAGGAAGGCAGAGAAAGTGGCTACGCTTGGGAG ATCTTTGATCACAATGGCAAAAGCCATTACATTGACGGCAAAAACCCCAGCAAAGGCAATTGGATGCGGTATGTGAACTGTGCATGCAATGAGGCAGAACAGAACCTTGTTGCCTACCAGTACTGTGGTCAGATTTACTATAGGAGTTTTAAGACGATCTCACCAGGTCAGGAGCTACTAGTTTTCTATGGTGAAGAATATGCTTCTGAGCTTGGGATTGTGATGACAGACAATGATGGCAAACAATGTGCCAAAA ATGACCTACACCCATGTACTCGATGTGACAAGATCTACACAGATTTTAAGTATCTAGCCGGGCACATGAAGCACACCCATGGATCATCTGCTGAGTGGTACGACTACTTGAAATCAACAAAACACTCTTTCAACATCACAGCATGTAATCGCAAAGTTGCTTCTCAAGTACAGAGTTCATTCAGAAACATGAAAGTACCATTTGGCTGTAACACAAATACAAAATTCATGAAAATAAGCTCAAATGTAACTGAATTGCAACAGTTTGCTTGCAGTCAGTGTAGCACAAAGTTCAACTCAATGAATGACTTGGAAGCTCATAGATTAACGCACATCAACGAAGATGGTGAAAAAAGGGCAAGTAGGAATTTAAGAAAGGGGCGATGTAATAGATCATCAGAACAAATCGGGAATGTTGACTTCAGAAAGGAACATGGAAAGAGAAAACCTAAACTACCTAGCAAAATAGAAAATGAAGTTTCAAGGAATGCCTCCAAAAATTACAAGAGCGTAACAAATAatgcaaatattttgaaaaaagatacaaaagcaaaacaaacccCTAAAAATAATGTCGTATGTGACAATGGATTTACAATTGGTAGTACCATTGAAGTATGTGAACAAAATACATGGAGTGGTAACTTGAAAGACCATCAAAGAAttcacacaggagagaaaccattcgcctGTAACCAGTGTGAGTCCAGATTTGCACTTAGGTGTGACTTGAAAAgacatcaaagaactcacacaggagagaaaccattcgcctGTAACCAGTGTGAGTCAAGATTTGCACTGAGGCATAACTTGAAAAAACATCtaagaactcacacaggagagaaaccattcgcttgtaaccagtgtgagttTAGATGTGCAGTGAGGAGTAACTTGAAAGaccatcaaagaactcacacaggagagaaaccattcgcttgtaaccagtgtgagtcAAGATTTGCCCTGAGGCATAACTTGAAAAcacatcaaagaactcacacaggagagaaaccgttcgcttgtaaccagtgtgagtcAAGATTTTCACAGAGGGGTACCTTGGAAAaacatcaaagaactcacacaggagagaaaccattcgcttgtaaccagtgtgagttCAAATGTGCACGGAGGCCTAACTTGGAAAgacatcaaagaactcacacaggagagaaaccattcgcttgtaaccagtgtgagtcAAGATTTGCACAGAGGCCTAACTTGGAAAcacatcaaagaactcacacaggagagaaaccattcgcttgtaaccagtgtgagtcAAGATTTTCACAGAGGGGTACCTTGGAAacccatcaaagaactcacacaggagagaaaccattcgcctGTAACCAGTGTGAGTCAAGATTTTCACAGAGGGGTACCTTGGAAacccatcaaagaactcacacaggagagaaaccattcgcctGTAACCAGTGTGAGTCAAGATTTTCACAGAGGGGTACCTTGGAAATgcatcaaagaactcacacaggagagaaaccattcgcttgtaaccagtgtgagtcAAGATTTGCACAGAGGCATcacttaaaaaaacatcaaagaactcacacaggagagaaaccattcgcttgtaaccagtgtgacTACAAATGTACACAGAGCAGTGCTTTGAAAACACATaaaagaactcacacaggagagaaaccattcatCTGA
- the LOC139953882 gene encoding activating molecule in BECN1-regulated autophagy protein 1B-like has translation MVRQHRNVYISLKNREIGFRGRIHARRNTLPYFAEEIAATSSTDNKACNLPGTPRCTFLVSFSPDHKLVASSHVDHCINISRLSTGEHIQTLTGHPRSPWCVTFHPSSNEILASGCLGGEVRVWDLQGSSEVWQSDNHSMIASLSFHPRDQVLAIATNDQILLWDWRQPVPFASVMISSSQEKVRLVRFSPLGQNLLTGIANAPVDEEPEPENLQQIDSRESRHRLYGVSDNTTPYPRTMRLDPCLTRASSSGLPLSQGSSLPREPERPMSPIQSETLEEAREYAAAVTLTALGLRRVNRESSLSNSFSWFHRGTRNDRVPPSPQGMYYGEDEPYLMHQADGIARQATSSRSGIGSQIRDQGVGSEEARMHRDNAGRVSGEWSDLETSAENGQSHESRTRTSQEESGNFTSMYVNMDVTSGDEIRVARTSSNVTQEHSDEARQPLLPHVGRLQQLPPGSNQESPELEASLSVSLDNDQGISALTSDSRPLDLASGSRHSTAPSTSSQHVLDSESQNGSTKDCHSPEAKRHCPNMTEQDQPAGPSNLIHPTIQSSGPAGSSSSTGNRLIRTSRQRLSFSDAEVSSGLQEVGPSSSCHRITSSDERTLNNVNQRSTRLSSEAVAVAQASRPSRSDSEPTRSGGSANQRGLVTTSTDSESDMQPALLSETLSCPQAAVVQQSGVVMREQPRAYTAHLGTIPLTAPPDSTSDTDASPQSRASSSLNSASSRTISSMLSTTHSVNSTPHSVNSTSHSVNSTSMTSTLNLVNSTSDSVSRSSHLAASTAQPASCASHPISSTSHSSGLNLPSPSSSSLRTLSHPVTSISTSYNIPPYDASTNQNRNPVSSELNPLDLSVARGSSEGCNVPRSNADSNSPRNLPRQENNVEAPREVNAHVPPVNVEQLQSSETSEIANHQEEEASDPQDDYRPRNLARRDARFSANMAEGDSQNPFRLRFQASQGMDLSMHNARPVTRPRYAPRAPTSQDIGSRGPAYMQEGREETLAEPISDSLSTVNPMNPVTQFDGYSRYRRYNLWRSHHGSNRQRLPQGDVELGPPESQSVTQPTGPSGVAYGARRVAPLHTRRHLHVALLNAPSRQLNETERMDMPARVPRRILRQSRQGPLRSQLGRNQFSVHHHQPRNSIFDETYHPPPPVVHAAINRTIASAFAGRGETAVANNIGSTTFRLQWWDFSEFELPDINDADHNVIVPHCKLYNDASCDISQDSRYLATFVPSPLGFPDDGVLAIYSLMPHNFGDVLHTKSFGPNAITVSISPLSGFVMVGLASRKLHLHMSSKQLIGMIYKLHKEGAGEESLLHVCDVDHTCSETERRHHVSVNTVKWIPQPGRGLVYGTNRGDLRICSPSSFTSPDDFSADQSYQLDSLSHDDYPRHDLVHRRRSYMYMYQELGLRGLGLHPPTSSSSSSPSSAAPERRARGTQTPQRALFSTATQTDDQGSP, from the exons ATGGTGCGGCAACATAGGAACGTTTACATCAGCCTCAAGAACAGGGAGATCGGATTTCGAGGTCGAATACATGCAAGAAGAAATACTCTTCCATATTTCGCGGAAGAGATCGCTGCAACGTCTTCGACAGACAACAAA GCTTGCAACTTACCAGGAACACCTCGCTGTACTTTCCTAGTCTCGTTTAGTCCCGACCACAAGCTGGTAGCCTCTTCTCATGTCGACCATTGCATTAACATTTCACGGTTGTCTACCGGTGAACACATTCAGACGTTGACTGGTCACCCAAGGAGTCCGTGGTGCGTGACCTTTCACCCTTCGTCGAATGAAATCCTTGCATCGGGATGTTTGGGCGGGGAGGTGCGAGTATGGGACTTGCAG GGTAGCAGTGAAGTTTGGCAGTCGGACAACCATTCCATGATAGCATCTCTGTCCTTTCATCCACGGGATCAGGTTCTGGCAATTGCAACCAATGACCAAATTCTACTCTGGGATTGGCGGCAGCCAGTCCCCTTTGCGTCAGTCATGATCTCGTCATCACAAGAGAAAGTCAG ACTTGTGAGGTTCAGTCCGCTCGGCCAAAACCTCCTGACTGGAATTGCGAATGCTCCTGTTGATGAGGAACCAGAGCCAGAAAACTT ACAACAGATCGACAGCAGAGAAAGCAGGCATCGGCTTTACGGAGTCTCCGACAATACAACACCATACCCAAGAACAATGCGCCTAGACCCTTGTCTCACTAGAGCTTCTTCCTCGGGCCTCCCTCTGTCCCAAGGTTCTTCTCTTCCCCGGGAGCCAGAGAGACCAATGTCTCCGATTCAGAGTGAGACTCTCGAAGAGGCGAGGGAATATGCTGCGGCTGTAACCCTGACCGCTCTCGGATTAAGAAGAGTCAACCGTGAGAGCAGCCTCTCAAACAGTTTCTCGTGGTTCCACAGAGGAACTCGGAATGATCGAGTCCCACCAAGTCCGCAAGGAATGTATTACGGTGAGGACGAACCATATTTAATGCATCAGGCAGATGGTATAGCTCGCCAAGCGACTAGTAGCAGAAGTGGGATCGGCTCTCAAATAAGAGACCAGGGTGTTGGAAGTGAGGAAGCGCGAATGCACCGCGACAATGCAGGACGAGTGAGTGGAGAATGGTCTGACTTGGAAACCTCCGCCGAAAACGGTCAGAGCCATGAGAGTCGCACTCGTACTTCACAGGAAGAGTCAGGGAACTTTACATCCATGTACGTAAATATGGATGTCACAAGTGGAGATGAGATTAGAGTGGCGAGAACGTCATCGAATGTTACTCAGGAGCACTCTGATGAGGCGAGGCAACCTCTGCTGCCACATGTAGGTAGACTACAACAACTACCCCCAGGCTCAAATCAAGAAAGCCCGGAACTAGAAGCTTCACTGTCAGTGAGCTTGGACAATGATCAGGGAATCTCTGCTCTTACGTCTGATTCAAGACCTCTTGATTTAGCCTCAGGGAGCAGGCATTCAACTGCACCCTCCACAAGCTCACAACATGTCCTGGATAGTGAGAGCCAAAACGGCTCAACAAAGGATTGCCACTCACCGGAAGCAAAGCGTCACTGTCCGAACATGACTGAGCAAGACCAACCTGCAGGTCCTAGCAATCTAATACACCCTACCATTCAATCGTCAGGTCCCGCAGGGTCATCGTCAAGTACAGGCAATAGATTGATCAGGACAAGCCGCCAGAGGTTATCCTTTTCAGACGCAGAAGTGTCAAGTGGTCTCCAAGAAGTAGGTCCGTCGTCAAGTTGTCATCGAATAACGTCAAGCGATGAGCGTACACTGAACAATGTAAACCAAAGATCAACTCGCCTCTCGTCGGAGGCTGTGGCGGTAGCGCAGGCCAGTCGCCCTTCTCGATCTGATTCAGAACCAACAAGAAGTGGAGGATCTGCCAACCAGAGAGGTCTGGTCACAACATCTACAGACTCGGAGTCGGACATGCAACCGGCTCTCCTCTCAGAAACTCTGTCATGTCCCCAGGCCGCTGTCGTCCAGCAGAGCGGCGTTGTAATGCGTGAGCAGCCCCGTGCTTACACAGCCCATCTTGGAACGATTCCCCTCACGGCGCCTCCAGACAGCACGTCAGATACTGATGCCTCGCCTCAATCAAGAGCGTCGTCCTCACTGAATAGTGCTTCTAGTAGAACCATATCCTCTATGTTGAGTACCACACACTCTGTAAATAGTACCCCACACTCGGTGAATAGCACCTCACACTCGGTTAATAGTACCTCGATGACTAGTACCTTAAACTTAGTGAACAGTACCTCCGACTCAGTCAGTAGGAGCTCCCACCTTGCCGCTAGCACAGCTCAACCTGCGAGTTGCGCCTCCCACCCAATAAGTAGCACCTCGCATTCGAGTGGACTAAATCTGCCGTCCCCTAGCTCTTCATCCTTGCGGACATTGTCGCATCCCGTCACTAGTATCAGCACCTCGTACAATATCCCGCCTTACGACGCATCTACAAACCAAAACAGGAATCCAGTTAGTTCCGAGTTGAACCCTTTAGATCTATCTGTAGCTCGAGGTAGCTCTGAGGGGTGTAATGTACCACGCTCAAACGCGGACTCCAACTCGCCAAGAAATCTACCCCGGCAAGAGAACAATGTAGAAGCACCTCGTGAGGTCAATGCACATGTACCTCCTGTGAATGTTGAGCAGCTTCAAAGCTCTGAAACATCTGAAATAGCTAACCACCAAGAGGAGGAGGCCTCCGATCCCCAGGATGACTACCGACCTAGAAATCTCGCCAGACGGGACGCTAGATTTTCCGCCAATATGGCTGAAGGAGATTCCCAAAACCCATTCAGGTTACGGTTCCAAGCGAGTCAGGGAATGGACCTATCAATGCACAATGCGAGACCGGTTACCAGACCACGTTACGCACCTCGCGCGCCAACCTCCCAGGATATTGGTTCAAGAGGTCCGGCGTACATGCAAGAAGGAAGAGAGGAAACCCTTGCCGAACCAATCTCAGACTCTCTCTCTACTGTAAATCCGATGAATCCGGTTACCCAGTTTGATGGGTATTCCCGGTATCGTCGCTACAACTTGTGGCGGAGTCACCATGGGTCGAATCGGCAGCGCTTGCCCCAGGGGGATGTCGAACTCGGACCACCTGAATCACAAAGCGTCACCCAGCCCACAG GACCTTCCGGGGTAGCGTACGGAGCGCGACGTGTCGCCCCTCTCCATACTCGGAGACATCTTCACGTCGCTCTCTTGAACGCCCCGTCCCGTCAGCTAAACGAAACGGAGAGGATGGACATGCCAGCCAGAGTTCCAAGGAGAATTCTGAGGCAGTCTCGACAAGGACCACTACGCTCTCAACTTGG GAGAAACCAGTTCTCAGTACATCATCACCAACCAAGAAACAGTATTTTCGATGAGACATACCATCCACCCCCTCCTGTAGTCCATGCAGCTATCAACAGAACCATCGCCA GTGCTTTTGCCGGTCGAGGGGAGACAGCTGTGGCCAATAACATTGGTAGTACCACCTTCAGGCTACAGTGGTGGGACTTCTCAGAGTTTGAACTCCCAGATATCAATGACG ccgATCATAACGTTATCGTACCCCACTGCAAGCTTTACAACGACGCAAGCTGCGATATCTCCCAAGACAGCCGTTACCTAGCAACCTTCGTCCCGAGTCCTCTCGGTTTTCCTGACGACGGAGTTCTTGCCATATACTCCCTCATGCCTCATAACTTTGGTGACGTGCTCCACACAAAAAGCTTTG gTCCCAATGCCATCACAGTATCTATATCTCCTTTGAGTGGTTTTGTGATGGTCGGTCTGGCATCCCGTAAACTACACCTACATATGTCTTCTAAACAG CTTATTGGTATGATCTATAAACTCCACAAGGAAGGAGCGGGAGAGGAGTCCTTACTTCATGTCTGCGACGTCGATCATACATGCAGCGAGACCGAACGACGTCATCACGTCAGTGTAAATACAGTGAAATGGATCCCTCAGCCGGGTAGAGGACTGGTGTACGGTACCAACCGCGGAGACCTGCGGATATGCTCCCCATC GAGTTTCACATCACCAGATGATTTCTCCGCCGACCAAAGCTACCAGCTTGACTCCCTATCCCATGATGACTACCCAAGGCATGATCTGGTCCATCGACGacgcagctacatgtacatgtatcaagaGCTCGGACTTAGAGGTCTCGGCCTTCACCCACCgacctcctcctcctcctcatcacCATCATCAGCCGCCCCAGAGAGACGGGCCAGAGGAACGCAGACaccacagagggcgctgttcagcACCGCTACGCAGACGGACGATCAAGGATCACCATGA